The following are encoded in a window of Primulina eburnea isolate SZY01 chromosome 4, ASM2296580v1, whole genome shotgun sequence genomic DNA:
- the LOC140830059 gene encoding uncharacterized protein, whose amino-acid sequence MGFQQNWIVKVMNCVKSASYYFRINKEVAGPIIPSRGLRQGDLLSPYLFVLGAHGLSSLFNTFESRGLFRGVKIAPTSPSVSHLFFADDSLVFCRATMEEGARVKDCLSLYEKASGQIINYDKSALLFSPNTHMLLMVTIKNNFTILAVQQHDLYLGLPTVSLRSKRLQFKYLVDRVVQRIQGWGNKWFSTGGKEVLIKSILQAVPTFAMSCFKLPLLVCDDIESECANFWWAVENGRRKMHRQTWDALCQPKGRGGLGFRKLVEFNKALLAKQLWCLIRNPESLVGRVLKGRYFRHGSVLKAGLGSNPSYIWRSLVWSKYLLQKGILWRVGDGKSIKIFEEKWIPSMDSIMDPPLVPWDRADTIPIPAANVCDSLFWRYDTKARAKEKIREATPRNKSEKVWKPPVSCTLKLNVDAAVNEDRHQFGIGGAVRYNQGRLMLAFGKQINQPISVVHGELLEIRENIILLYDRCFSDVQVATDSQLAVLAVTTNEDDLGYNGICAVDIRERLKTPVISEIIHVRSSANKVAHNLAHFSFLLLHLLFG is encoded by the exons ATGGGCTTTCAACAAAATTGGATTGTGAAGGTGATGAATTGTGTTAAATCTGCCTCTTATTACTTCAGAATCAACAAAGAAGTGGCAGGCCCTATTATACCGAGCCGAGGATTGCGACAAGGCGACCTCCTCTCACCCTATCTCTTTGTACTGGGTGCCCATGGTCTCTCTTCTCTATTTAATACGTTTGAATCCAGAGGTTTATTCAGAGGTGTTAAGATTGCACCTACTAGCCCTTCAGTGTCTCACTTATTCTTTGCAGATGACAGTCTGGTATTCTGTAGAGCGACTATGGAAGAAGGAGCAAGGGTGAAAGATTGTCTATCTTTATATGAGAAGGCTTCGGGGCAAATCATCAACTATGATAAATCAGCTCTTTTATTCAGCCCTAATACTCATATGCTTCTTATGGttacgataaagaataattttACTATTCTTGCCGTGCAACAACATGATTTATACCTGGGTTTACCTACAGTATCTTTGAGAAGTAAGAGACTTCAATTTAAATATCTGGTAGACAGAGTGGTTCAACGTATCCAAGGGTGGGGTAATAAGTGGTTCTCCACAGGAGGCAAGGAAGTTCTTATCAAATCAATACTTCAAGCAGTTCCCACTTTTGCCATGTCTTGTTTTAAACTACCATTATTGGTTTGCGACGATATTGAAAGTGAATGTGCAAATTTTTGGTGGGCAGTAGAGAATGGACGCAGGAAAATGCACAGGCAAACCTGGGACGCTCTTTGCCAACCGAAAGGCAGGGGAGGCCTTGGTTTCAGAAAATTGGTTGAATTTAATAAAGCTCTTCTTGCTAAACAGCTTTGGTGTCTCATCCGCAATCCTGAATCTCTTGTTGGTCGAGTACTGAAGGGTAGATATTTCAGACATGGATCGGTTCTAAAAGCGGGCTTGGGAAGTAATCCTTCATACATTTGGAGATCGTTGGTATGGAGTAAATATCTTCTCCAAAAGGGAATATTATGGAGAGTTGGAGACGGtaaatcaataaaaatctttGAGGAAAAATGGATACCTAGCATGGATTCCATTATGGATCCACCATTAGTCCCTTGGGATCGAGCGGACACA ATCCCAATTCCTGCAGCTAATGTGTGTGATTCTTTATTCTGGAGATATGATACCAAAG CTCGGGCCAAGGAGAAGATACGGGAAGCTACACCGAGGAATAAATCGGAAAAGGTATGGAAACCACCGGTATCATGTACTTTAAAACTTAATGTGGATGCGGCTGTGAACGAGGATAGACATCAATTTGGCATTGGTGGAGCAGTTCGATACAACCAAGGTCGTTTGATGCTAGCGTTTGGTAAACAGATTAATCAGCCCATATCAGTAGTACATGGTGAACTTCTGGAAATCCGGGAAAACATTATTCTCCTATACGACAGATGCTTTTCGGATGTTCAAGTAGCTACCGATTCCCAATTGGCAGTGCTGGCAGTCACTACTAATGAGGATGATCTTGGATATAATGGTATTTGTGCAGTAGATATTAGAGAGCGATTGAAGACCCCTGTGATATCAGAGATCATACATGTTCGTAGCTCGGCGAATAAAGTTGCTCATAATCTtgctcatttttcttttcttctccTTCACCTTTTGTTTGGGTGA
- the LOC140829765 gene encoding protein CUP-SHAPED COTYLEDON 2-like: MENYNSCYRRNDPVNLPPGFRFHPTDEELVTYYLLKKVVDCNFTGGAITEVDLNKCEPWHLPSRAKMGEQEWYFFSTRGKKYPTGLRTNRATEAGYWKATGKDREIYCSKTRALVGMKKTLVFYRGRAPRGEKSNWVMHEYRFEGKLAHHYSARNFKDEWVICRVFQKNVTRGKLQTTVINLISLPPLLDPSTDHGSCSYEGGDANNIMECVPCFSSTPATISSFNHSSIFDLLPLPNATPFPNCLGALEDINIQQPLYFSAVAPPSMHRSGSDYGGCVSQWPSADIQEMVHTELDCMWNY; the protein is encoded by the exons ATGGAGAATTATAACTCATGTTACAGAAGAAATGATCCGGTGAATTTGCCTCCGGGCTTCAGATTCCACCCGACTGACGAAGAACTCGTGACTTACTATCTGTTGAAGAAGGTCGTCGACTGCAACTTCACCGGCGGAGCCATTACAGAAGTTGATCTTAACAAATGCGAGCCCTGGCATCTTCCCA GCAGAGCAAAAATGGGGGAGCAAGAGTGGTACTTCTTCAGTACACGGGGGAAGAAATACCCAACAGGGTTGAGGACGAACCGGGCAACGGAGGCGGGTTATTGGAAGGCTACAGGAAAAGACAGAGAAATTTACTGCTCCAAAACTCGGGCACTGGTGGGGATGAAGAAAACCCTAGTTTTCTACAGGGGCAGAGCTCCCAGGGGAGAGAAGAGCAACTGGGTTATGCATGAGTATCGCTTTGAAGGAAAACTTGCACATCATTATTCAGCCAGAAACTTCAAG GACGAGTGGGTGATTTGCCGAGTGTTTCAGAAAAATGTCACCAGAGGCAAGTTGCAGACCACCGTCATCAACCTCATCTCCCTTCCGCCGCTTCTCGATCCCTCCACCGACCACGGGAGCTGTTCCTACGAAGGTGGCGACGCCAATAATATCATGGAGTGCGTGCCCTGTTTCTCCAGTACACCAGCAACAATATCCAGTTTCAATCACAGTTCCATCTTCGACCTCCTGCCACTGCCAAATGCCACACCATTTCCTAATTGCCTGGGGGCCTTGGAGGATATCAATATTCAGCAGCCACTCTATTTCTCTGCGGTGGCTCCACCGTCCATGCACAGAAGCGGAAGTGATTACGGCGGCTGTGTCAGCCAGTGGCCCTCGGCGGATATTCAAGAAATGGTCCATACTGAGCTTGATTGCATGTGGAATTATTGA